The genomic segment TTGACAGCAGCCTTCCACTTGTCTTCTGTGTCGCGACAGTCAACGCCAAGGATTTTCGATGTCGGGAGCCAGCTCGCCGGCCTCTACATCTGTCTATTCTACTGCTGCCTATGAGGGTTTATTTAATCTTCGACGTCATGGGCCAGCGAACACCCTTGTAGCCCCTGAGGAACACCTTGGCCGAGCCAAAGCTCAGGAACATGTCGAGACGCACAGGGATGTGGTTCATGTCGTCGGTGATATAGAAGCGAATAAGCTCGTGACTCTTACCGTCCTCGCGCTCGTAGAACGAGAAGACCAGACAGCGGAACTTCTCTTTCGAGCCCTCGACCTTGAACGTGTCCTTACCCCTGTAGGTGAGCCATGAGTTGGTGAGGTTGCGCGCATCGCTGATGGGCATGGGGATGATGTCGCCCTCTTTGAGCTTCGAGGCGTCGAAGTTGCGAGCGCGAAGGAAGATGCTCATCATGTCGTAGACGCAGTCGGCATACTCCTTCTCCTGCCAGTGCTGCTCGCCATCGGCATCAATGCGATGCATCCTCAGGCGGCAGTGGTTGCGTGGATAGCTATACCACAGTTCGTCCACATAATAGCGGCTGCCCTCGAGGGCACCTTTGCGGAAGTAGAGTGGCGACAGGTCGGCAGTGCTGCAATAGGAGAGCAGCGTGTCGCGCATCACGAAGACACCATCCAACCTGTTGTTGCCGCGGGTGGTCAGACTGGTACGATAGGCAGGCTGTCCGCGGAAGGTAGAGCTGACGGTGGACATGGAGGCCGAGCCCACCTTGAGCCATACGAACTTCCAGTTGAAGTAGAGGTCGTAGGTGAGGAACTCGCCATTGCTGAAGGCCTTGTTCTCGATGCCGCACTTGGCAGAGGCCTTGAGGGGCATCAGCATCATCAGGCAGAGGGGCATGTACCACTTTGCCATGCGTTTGATATTGCTAAAAAACGTTCTCTTTTCCATAACACAAATCCTTTAATAACCTTTAGGAACATATTCTTTTCCCATGTCGCGAGCACGCTGGATGTTGCGGTTCTTCAACTGCTGCTTCTGCTTGTCGGGCTTCTGCTTGGTGATGGCCATGGGTTTTTGCTTGAAACGAGGGCGTGCCGTGAGGTTCCATTGGCGATTGATTTCCCATTTCTGGCGGCACTCCACCTTCTCGTGGAAGTAGTATACGGGCTCAGGCTGCAGGTTCTGGTCGTAGATGCCAGTGTCCCATTGGCCGTTGCCGTTCTTGTCGATATAGGCACGCACGTAGTAATTGCCTGGTTTCAGATAGGGGAACTCAGCCAGTCCGTCGGCATCGGCCAGGGTCTGACGCACCACCTTGTCGCCTGTGTCGAGCAGTTGCACCACGATAGAGTCTTTCAGGTTGACACCACTCAGTTCCATGAGAAGTGAGCTGAACTCATCCTCTGTGCGCACCTTGATCTTTTGTTTGATGGGGTGCGTGGTCAGGCCGTAGATGCTCTGGAAGGCAGCGGAGTCAATCTCCACCTGATATTCCTGTCCCATGACCCAGTCGGCCACCACCTCGTAGCGACGGATGCCCACCTGTCGGAAACTGTGGGGATAGTCGTTCCAAACACTGTCGGCCAGGACAGAGACGTGGATGGCCGTGGTGTCGCAGCTACTCAGTGGCTGTGGTGTCTCTATGTAGAGGCGCTGGTTGGGGTCCAGGAGGTTGTTGGTAGAGAACTTCATGATGAGAGGCTCTGCCGGCATGATAGAGTCGTAGGGCTCCTTGTGCTTTTTCTTGCGCTCCTGTTCCTTCTGCCAATCCTCAAACTCCTTCTGCTTGGCCTTCATGCGCTTGGCGTAGGATGTCTTGGCCGTGAAGGCGATGGTGTCTGTATGACTGACCAGGGCACCCAGCGTGTCGGTCATCAGATAGGTGGCCTCAATCTCCAGTGTGTCTTTGTTCACCAGCGTGGTGTCGGCCAGCCAGTAGGTCAGTGTGTCGTTCTTCTGCGAGGCCTCTAGGATAAAGGCGTTCCTCTCGTCGAAGTTCAGTCCACGCAGACGTGGCAGCGAGTCGGATCCATAGGTGAAGTACATGCCCAGACGCTCAGGCGTGTTGCGCTCGGTCTTCAGCAGATAGCGGTCGGTCTGCGGCTCCTGGAAGCACATCAGGGTGATGTCGTCGGGCAGGAAGTGCGTGTAGCGAATGGGGACGATGTCCTTGATATGGAGCGAGTCAAGCCAGATGGTGTCAGGACGGGCGTCCAACTTCCATGAGGGTTTGATGCTGTCGTTGTTAAAGGCGATGATCTCGCTCTTCTGACCAAACACCAGGTCGCCGTCGTTGTCCTGCAGGGCAAAGCAGCGATAGGCGCCAGGAGCCACACCCTTGATGGTGAAATGGCCGCTGCCGTTGGTGCGCG from the Prevotella sp. E15-22 genome contains:
- a CDS encoding DUF3108 domain-containing protein, encoding MAKWYMPLCLMMLMPLKASAKCGIENKAFSNGEFLTYDLYFNWKFVWLKVGSASMSTVSSTFRGQPAYRTSLTTRGNNRLDGVFVMRDTLLSYCSTADLSPLYFRKGALEGSRYYVDELWYSYPRNHCRLRMHRIDADGEQHWQEKEYADCVYDMMSIFLRARNFDASKLKEGDIIPMPISDARNLTNSWLTYRGKDTFKVEGSKEKFRCLVFSFYEREDGKSHELIRFYITDDMNHIPVRLDMFLSFGSAKVFLRGYKGVRWPMTSKIK
- a CDS encoding Ig-like domain-containing protein, which codes for MGSPDGGWYDDTPPRVVSSSPANQGVNVKAKKITINFSEYIKLDDPQNKVVISPPQLEMPEIKAAGDRIIVELKDSLKANTTYTVDFGDAISDNNEGNPLGNYTFSFSTGDHIDTLEVSGYCLNAKDLEPIKGLMVGLYSNFEDSLFHKEPMMRVSRTNGSGHFTIKGVAPGAYRCFALQDNDGDLVFGQKSEIIAFNNDSIKPSWKLDARPDTIWLDSLHIKDIVPIRYTHFLPDDITLMCFQEPQTDRYLLKTERNTPERLGMYFTYGSDSLPRLRGLNFDERNAFILEASQKNDTLTYWLADTTLVNKDTLEIEATYLMTDTLGALVSHTDTIAFTAKTSYAKRMKAKQKEFEDWQKEQERKKKHKEPYDSIMPAEPLIMKFSTNNLLDPNQRLYIETPQPLSSCDTTAIHVSVLADSVWNDYPHSFRQVGIRRYEVVADWVMGQEYQVEIDSAAFQSIYGLTTHPIKQKIKVRTEDEFSSLLMELSGVNLKDSIVVQLLDTGDKVVRQTLADADGLAEFPYLKPGNYYVRAYIDKNGNGQWDTGIYDQNLQPEPVYYFHEKVECRQKWEINRQWNLTARPRFKQKPMAITKQKPDKQKQQLKNRNIQRARDMGKEYVPKGY